The genomic stretch TGCTCGCGACGGTAGACTATCTTGATAAACAGCGACGTCAGCATGACGAACGCCTGAAACAATCTGCCCCCTACTCCCGTCAGCCGGAAATCGCCGCGATGTGGAAAGAAGTGGTGCAACTGACCACGAAGTTGAGTCAGATAAATCGTCACAACGGCATGTTGCTGGGCAAACAAATCGCCTACAACACCGAGGCTTTGGCTATTCTCAACGCCAGCCAGACGCAAAAATTCTACGGACCGAACGGGCAGGAAACTGTGACCGGGCAAACCGTCAGGAAGATTTCCGTTTAGACCGAAACGGGCACGGTTTTTCACTCGCCGTGAGGGCGGGGAGATGATCGAGAAAGTTTCGGTTTTTCAATAACTGTGATCAAATAACTCCCTGCGCCGAAACCGACAAAAGAGGGGCAAGACGGCCCCTCTTTTGAATCTCCACGTCTTTTTTACTGCGCGCTATCGCTCGCTGGCTATTTTTCAGCGGCTCTGGTTA from Rahnella sikkimica encodes the following:
- a CDS encoding flagella synthesis protein FlgN produces the protein MKNFIKSMTTLVETLQALDQVINHEQTILCSGRVNGAALQHITEQKSSLLATVDYLDKQRRQHDERLKQSAPYSRQPEIAAMWKEVVQLTTKLSQINRHNGMLLGKQIAYNTEALAILNASQTQKFYGPNGQETVTGQTVRKISV